Proteins co-encoded in one Rhopalosiphum maidis isolate BTI-1 chromosome 2, ASM367621v3, whole genome shotgun sequence genomic window:
- the LOC113554829 gene encoding E3 ubiquitin-protein ligase UBR2, whose product MSDLDTPMDVDESNDSKTPDKNVDIVNEWSKKFENNTLTESDFRSYWKTWVPIILKPEVQGNSLDWSFNERKAEQTLLNTLEEFICNGNSIEVLHGLTQQNFPPSVCGRVFKMGEPTYNCRECGMDSTCVLCVDCFKRSPHKNHKYKMGTSYGGGCCDCGDVEAWKQDPYCQTHKLGLEKKHVNLNFLTSDMEKRAHLVFEIVLGYARVLLTLEHPPMLPAELDSDEMLDDLYSIYKNQEDRFCTVLYNDETHTFDQVITTLTRFIKCPQRESIDYVTSIDREGRAVVKCAGFVQCKDLKEEIEKFTSRHGGKPLKTVVVHSHVIAHQIYALRLLTWMQNLLGYSERLRAVFSNVVLASTPSEGCIIESILRKDTALWKSARLHWHKLFIAGMFIEYENKKEFAKVFTKNYGAIMKDFINDDHDYSYSVASLGVQIFTVPTLANYLMAHHDVLYQLLNTFLSECSHKINKQGKLEFERNTSTLPFKRAQHVLGDIRYLLGCVPDNWNPELRVSFCHAVSLVLKILNYMQNMDTVTRQVGQHMEYEPEWETAFNLHIKLRPLITKILSWCGSDIVVLKKVYRMTLKKIWENPILDPQRPTVVRELIDHKVTCIDYDVSIEPVSIHLPLSRFLAGLHLYLDRYGLSFEHSELQTAKQSPEQIIEPVLRALVLISQVHAGMWRRNGYSLLNQIYLYHNSKCRVEMLDKDIVILQMGASLIDSNEFLIHVLNKFNLLKWAQPNYELNLLNGSEDESIRQTISLVEEFLTLIITIVGERYTPGVGKVTFDDCIKKEVIQQLCVEPMPHSELNKTLLNLIEDEECLEKVIHDVADFKKTRGKGVYELKPIFYDDYNVFFYHYSREEMSKSEEEQRKRRKAAGELECCPPPSLPLFSDAFAKIADLLQCDIMFYIMRLILDRTVNLRSRSFSESQLHKVLHLIGYALHEEEKQQSPSFTFTERSESYGIEVALDELRRSPRVDAYKDLAIWTLNKFKQVSAPRRKSEKSEVVEKEVEDMEGVKSVDAEIEKQKRAKLAADRRAAVMAQMAQMQNNFMKDNAPLFDSTPTCSESSNMDILENISELSVALGPHQTKPSTFDNRYTCILCQEEQLVTHDSQAMVLASFVQKSAILCQVRNSPENVIDNFTDPYFIPASFGPSPHISTCGHVMHVACWQRHFDMILAKENRRPYRLRHSLSFDVHKNEYLCPLCEGLCNTVIPLLPPISSFTEPENMKTFENLTFENWLEGLNMALKQSKVAKPITSEVSQSQPSVVQKSTSPEPEQRRPTRRDVPLQLQAANNLAQVIVIRDNTEVPQDEEDDEEEVLPPSNKFSIGTNDFIMQILMFDKSSPKAVPKVSVYKNSDLSTSLVDTILKFAHTTYSKGTGINNPHPDNNQIPLMTWKACAYTIHSNEVILRYKQKPLLGELSSRQKDCLEALVRVSGILSSTWKKEHEINLHALRLLSLAIDNGGNNSIGILDWDAFGMLVSLTMTLPSLYYTEVPGPAPRGTMLDYHTLLLMFISNLVQIILTIHIQKDFETMGPEENKDTYCLIKIVKQLRGINILNTEHVWNEVMACSIPFLRCCCLFYHFLTGVPASSVLTDVNGGTYFDMCRYLGLPTTCKEILDKPYVETLINKWSENEKLIRIKQGDRMRFRDWLHINELVQLPDDYSELINTVSMFTCPNSDHEDSRNPTMCLVCGAMLCSQSYCCQTEVKRVAVGACSGHAYTCGCGVGIFLRVRECEVLLLATLNKGSFILPPYLDEYGETDQGLKRGNPLYLCKEQYRKLQILWLSHGLHEEISRYLDSTQNLIPITWQHM is encoded by the exons ATGAGTGATTTAGACACCCCAATGGATGTGGATGAAAGTAATGATTCTAAAACACcagataaaaatgttgacattGTTAATGAATGGTCAAAAAAATTTGAGAATAATACCTTGACTGAATCTGACTTTCGTAGCTATTGGAAAACTTGGGtgccaattattttgaaaccaGAAGTCCAAGGAAATTCTCTAGATTGGTCATTTAATGAACGGAAGGCCGAACAAACTTTACTCAATACACttgaagaatttatttgtaatggaAATAGTATTGAAGTATTACATGGTCTAACACAACAGAACTTCCCACCTTCAGTATGTGGTCGAGTATTCAAAATGGGTGAGCCAACATATAATTGTCGAGAATGTGGAATGGATAGTACATGTGTATTATGTGTAGATTGTTTTAAACGATCTCcacataaaaatcataaatataaaatgggaACATCTTATGGAGGTGGTTGTTGTGACTGTGGTGATGTAGAAGCTTGGAAACAAGATCCTTACTGTCAAACTCATAAACTTGGCTTAGAGAAAAAACatgttaacttaaattttttaacaagtGATATGGAAAAACGGGCTcatttagtttttgaaattgttcTTGGTTATGCTCGTGTATTACTTACTTTAGAACATCCTCCTATGTTACCTGCTGAGTTGGATTCTGATGAGATGTTAGATGATTTATAtagcatttataaaaatcaggaAGACCGTTTTTGCACAGTTCTTTATAATGACGAAACACATACATTTGATCAAGTTATAACAACTCTTACTAGATTCATTAAATGCCCGCAACGAGAATCCATTGATTATGTAACATCTATTGACCGAGAAGGTAGAGCAGTTGTTAAATGTGCTGGGTTTGTGCAATGCAAAGACCTAAAagaagaaattgaaaaatttacatCACGTCATGGGGGGAAACCTTTGAAAACAGTTGTAGTTCATTCTCATGTTATTGCCCATCAAATATATGCACTTAGATTGTTGACATGGATGCAGAATTTACTAGGATATTCAGAACGTTTAAGAGcagtattttcaaatgttgTACTTGCATCTACACCGTCAGAAGGTTGCATTATAGAAAGCATATTACGAAAAGACACTGCTTTATGGAAGTCAGCAAGACTACACTGGCATAAACTTTTCATTGCTGGTATGTTCATAGAATATGagaataaaaaagaatttgctaaggtgtttacaaaaaattatggtGCAATTATGAAGGATTTCATTAATGATGATCATGATTATTCATATTCTGTTGCTTCATTAggtgtacaaatatttactgtaCCTACATtagctaattatttaatggctCATCATGACGTTTTATATcaacttttaaatacatttttatcagagtgttcacataaaataaataaacaaggcAAGTTGGAGTTTGAACGAAATACATCAACTTTGCCATTCAAAAGAGCACAACATGTTCTTGGTGATATTCGTTATCTCTTAGGTTGTGTACCTGATAATTGGAATCCTGAATTAAGAGTATCATTTTGTCATGCTGTTTCGTTGGtccttaaaatacttaattatatgcaaaatatgGATACTGTTACTAGGCAAGTAGGTCAACATATGGAGTATGAACCAGAATGGGAAACAGCATTCAACTTGCATATAAAATTGAGGCCATTAATAACCAAAATCCTGTCATGGTGCGGATCagatattgttgttttaaaaaaagtgtacaggatgactttaaaaaaaatttgggaaAATCCAATTTTAGATCCTCAAAGACCAACTGTAGTTAGAGAATTGATTGATCATAAAGTTACTTGTATTGATTATGATGTTTCAATTGAACCAGTATCTATTCATCTTCCACTTTCAAGATTTCTTGCTGGACTACATTTATACTTAGACCGATATGGTCTAAGTTTTGAACATTCAGAGTTACAAACTGCAAAACAGTCTCCTGAGCAGATTATTGAACCAGTTCTTCGTGCTCTTGTTTTAATATCACAAGTGCATGCAGGAATGTGGAGACGCAACGGATATTCtctattaaatcaaatttatttgtatcataATTCTAAATGTCGTGTGGAAATGTTAGATAAGGATATTGTTATACTTCAAATGGGCGCATCTTTAATTGATagtaatgaatttttaattcatgtgttaaacaagtttaatttattaaagtggGCACAACCCAATTATGAACTTAACTTATTAAATGGATCAGAAGATGAATCTATACGTCAAACAATTAGTTTAGTAGAAGAATTTCTAACTCTTATAATCACTATAGTCGGGGAAAGATACACACCTGGTGTTGGAAAAGTAACCTTTGatgattgtataaaaaaagaagtGATACAACAGTTATGCGTGGAACCTATGCCTCATTCAGAATTAAATAAGACACTCTTAAACCTTATTGAAGATGAGGAATGTTTAGAAAAAGTTATACATGACGTTGCGgactttaaaaaaactagAGGTAAAGGTGTTTATGAATTAAAGCCAATTTTTTACGATgactataatgtatttttctatCATTATTCACGAGAAGAAATGTCTAAATCTGAAGAAGAACAAAGAAAACGGAGAAAAGCAGCTGGGGAATTGGAGTGTTGTCCTCCACCCAGTTTACCATTATTCAGTGATGCCTTTGCAAAGATTGCCGATTTATTGCAATGtgatataatgttttacattatGAGATTGATATTAGATAGAACTGTAAATTTAAGAAGTAGAAGTTTTTCTGAATCTCAGCTTCATAAAGTCCTTCATCTTATTGGTTATGCTCTTCATGAAGAAGAAAAACAACAAAGTCCATCATTTACATTTACAGAACGTTCTGAATCTTATGGTATAGAAGTTGCATTAGACGAGCTTAGACGTAGCCCTAGGGTTGATGCTTATAAAGACTTGGCTATATGGACACTAAATAAGTTTAAGCAAGTGTCTGCTCCAAGAAGAAAATCTGAAAAATCTGAAGTAGTAGAAAAAGAAGTTGAAGACATGGAAGGTGTGAAAAGTGTAGATGCagaaatagaaaaacaaaaaagagcTAAATTAGCAGCTGATAGAAGAGCTGCTGTTATGGCTCAGATGGCTCAAATGCAGAACAATTTTATGAAAGATAACGCTCCATTATTTGATAGTACACCTACTTGTTCAGAATCATCTAATATGGATATCCTAGAAAATATTAGTGAACTTTCTGTTGCTTTAGGTCCACATCAAACTAAACCCAGTACTTTTGACAACAGATATACGTGCATTTTGTGTCAGGAAGAACAACTGGTGACCCATGATAGCCAAGCAATGGTTTTAGCTTCATTTGTACAAAAATCAGCCATTCTTTGTCAAGTAAGAAATAgtccagaaaatgttattgataACTTTACTGATCCATACTTTATACCAGCAAGCTTTGGTCCTTCTCCTCATATTTCCACCTGTGGACATGTTATGCATGTTGCCTGTTGGCAAAGACATTTTGATATGATTCTTGCCAAAGAGAATAGAAGACCTTACCGGTTAAGACATTCATTGAGTTTTGATGtgcataaaaatgaatatctgTGTCCACTTTGTGAAGGACTTTGTAATACTGTCATACCATTGCTACCACCAATTTCGAGTTTTACTGAGCCAGAAAACATGAAAacgtttgaaaatttaacatttgaaaattggTTAGAAGGATTAAATATGGCGCTTAAACAAAGTAAGGTTGCTAAGCCAATAACTTCTGAAGTATCTCAATCACAACCATCCGTTGTTCAAAAATCAACAAGTCCGGAACCTGAACAACGTCGTCCTACTAGAAGAGATGTTCCATTACAATTGCAGGCTGCTAATAATTTGGCTCAAGTAATTGTTATACGAGATAATACTGAAGTACCCCAAGATGAAGAAGACGACGAGGAAGAAGTTTTGCCACCGTCAAACAAATTCTCTATAGGaactaatgattttattatgcaaataCTGATGTTTGACAAATCATCCCCAAAAGCTGTACCTAAAGTATCAGTATATAAAAACAGTGATCTTTCTACTAGCTTAGTTGATACTATACTGAAATTTGCTCATACTACTTATTCTAAAGGTACTGGTATCAATAACCCACATCCAGATAATAATCAAATCCCATTAATGACATGGAAGGCATGTGCATACACTATACATTCAAATGAAGTGATTCTTCGCTATAAACAGAAACCATTACTTGGTGAATTATCTTCTCGACAAAAAGATTGTCTAGAAGCATTAGTTCGGGTTTCAGGAATTCTCAGTTCAACTTGGAAAAAAGAACATGAAATCAATTTACATGCACTTCGCCTTTTATCCCTGGCAATTGATAATGGTGGAAATAATTCAATCGGAATACTTGATTGGGATGCTTTTGGAATGTTAGTTTCATTGACTATGACTCTTCCTAGTTTGTACTATACTGAAGTGCCTGGTCCAGCACCTAGAGGAACTATGCTAGATTACCATACACTACTTTTAATGTTCATTTCAAATttagtacaaattatattaactattcatATACAAAAAGATTTTGAGACAATGGGCCCAGAAGAAAATAAAGAcacttattgtttaataaaaatagttaaacaaCTTCgtggtattaatattttgaacacagAACATGTTTGGAATGAAGTAATGGCTTGTTCCATACCATTTTTGCGATGCTGttgtttgttttatcattTCCTTACTGGTGTTCCAGCATCTAGTGTCTTAACAGATGTAAATGGTGGTACATACTTTGATATGTGTCGTTATTTGGGATTACCTACTACGTGTAAAGAAATATTAGACAAACCATATGTTGAgacattgataaataaatggtctgaaaatgaaaaattaataaggatAAAACAAGGCGATAGAATGCGATTTAGAGATTGGTTACATATCAATGAATTAGTACAGCTACCAGATGATTATAGTGAATTGATCAATACTGTATCAATGTTTACCTGTCCAAATAGCGATCACGAAGATTCGAGGAATCCTACTATGTGTTTGGTGTGTGGAGCAATGTTATGTTCTCAAAGTTACTGTTGTCAAACTGAAGTCAAACGTGTTGCt gttGGAGCATGTTCTGGCCATGCTTATACATGTGGTTGTGGAGTTGGAATTTTCTTACGTGTACGCGAGTgtgaagttttattattagccACTTTAAATAAAGGAAGCTTTATTTTGCCACCATATTTGGATGAGTACGGTGAAACTGACCAAGGCCTAAAACGTGGAAATCCATTGTACCTTTGTAAAGAACAGTAtcgaaaattacaaatactttGGCTGAGTCATGGGTTACATGAAGAAATATCTAGGTATTTAGACTCAACACAAAATCTAATACCTATCACTTGGCAACACatgtaa